A genomic stretch from Hyalangium ruber includes:
- a CDS encoding PQQ-dependent sugar dehydrogenase — translation MLTPRFEEKAFATLLALVGLLALVPGTALATVSERGFTEQVFVEGGLSELTAMAWAPDGSNRLFITRKRGEIRVVKNGELLSTPWATVSPLRTSGESGLIGLAFDPHFATNRYVYVVATVFVNEGTVDQQILRYTDVEGVGTDRTVILAGLPTGGGNHNGGGLAFGPDGMLYFGVGDGFSPVGVEDLSSLVAKIGRTRTDGTAPEDNPFFDGPGPNNDYIWARGFRNPFGLAFQPGTGKLWVDVAGDLYEQVFAVQGGDHAGWPRYEANQPPEFLAPVIRYGTNHAPQLIADRMRAVRRDGIATFTLEAPHHLRPGERITISQVGDASFHGDGDVASVPTPETFTVVQPGPDVWSNRGVLTLQNLGGSVTGGAFYQGTAFPPAYRGNFFFGDFNSDSILRAVIDAQGTVTRVEPWAQGVSGAVSVAVGPDGALYYASFYTGHIYRTSYTAPLPRLRVSTERIDVQEGQTASFTVRMEEAPAAPVTITVWPPSSPDRELSVVQGSDLTFTPDNHATPQTATFAAGEDADALHDSVSFFIGGPGVEPREVTVRTLDDDGVDLVLSSTTVNMREGGQSLVVVSLASPPPTTVVAHATVVGEGLEIVEGTFLTFSPTNHSQGQYLVIGGVGDTNVRDGSATVQLIGAGLRLGSIAVTLEDRGEAAPVFISAPVTTAATGVEYRYALEARSHSGARYALDEGPEGMSLDEETGVLSWTPLEQDTHEITVRAFNGGGLDALQGFTLAVLASPEDAGTPDGGSPDGGPPQDGGTGQPQPDAGVEVPPSEPDTRCGCSMGSPVGGLLLAGVLLSLLTQARSILGA, via the coding sequence ATGTTGACCCCCCGATTCGAGGAGAAAGCGTTCGCCACGCTGCTCGCGCTGGTAGGGCTTCTGGCCCTGGTGCCTGGAACGGCCCTGGCGACCGTGTCCGAGCGAGGCTTCACAGAGCAGGTCTTCGTTGAAGGCGGGCTGAGCGAACTCACGGCGATGGCCTGGGCTCCGGACGGCTCGAACCGGCTCTTCATCACCCGCAAGCGCGGGGAGATTCGGGTCGTGAAGAACGGTGAACTCCTGTCCACGCCCTGGGCGACGGTGAGCCCGCTCCGGACCTCTGGAGAGTCCGGACTGATCGGCTTGGCGTTCGATCCGCACTTCGCCACCAACCGCTATGTCTACGTCGTCGCCACGGTCTTCGTGAACGAGGGCACGGTCGACCAGCAAATCCTCCGCTACACCGATGTGGAGGGAGTCGGTACGGACAGGACCGTCATCCTCGCGGGGCTGCCCACCGGCGGCGGTAACCACAACGGGGGAGGCCTCGCCTTCGGGCCGGATGGGATGCTGTACTTCGGTGTCGGTGACGGTTTCTCGCCCGTGGGCGTCGAGGATCTGTCCTCCCTCGTGGCCAAGATCGGCCGGACGCGGACCGACGGCACGGCTCCCGAGGACAATCCCTTCTTCGACGGACCCGGCCCCAACAATGACTACATCTGGGCGCGGGGATTCCGGAACCCCTTTGGTCTCGCCTTTCAGCCTGGCACCGGAAAGCTCTGGGTCGACGTCGCGGGCGACTTGTACGAGCAGGTCTTCGCTGTTCAGGGCGGAGATCATGCGGGCTGGCCTCGCTACGAGGCCAACCAGCCCCCGGAGTTCCTCGCGCCCGTCATCCGGTACGGCACCAATCACGCCCCACAGTTGATCGCGGACCGCATGCGCGCGGTCCGGCGCGATGGCATCGCGACCTTCACGCTCGAGGCGCCACACCATCTCCGCCCGGGCGAGCGGATCACCATCTCCCAGGTGGGGGATGCCTCGTTCCATGGAGACGGCGACGTCGCCTCCGTGCCGACTCCCGAGACCTTCACCGTCGTCCAGCCAGGCCCGGACGTGTGGAGCAATCGCGGGGTGTTGACCCTCCAGAACCTGGGAGGCTCCGTCACGGGAGGCGCCTTCTACCAAGGCACCGCCTTCCCGCCCGCGTATCGCGGCAACTTCTTCTTCGGAGACTTCAACTCAGACTCGATCCTCCGGGCCGTGATTGACGCGCAGGGGACGGTCACCCGCGTGGAGCCCTGGGCCCAAGGGGTGAGCGGAGCGGTGAGTGTCGCGGTCGGGCCGGACGGCGCGCTCTACTACGCGAGCTTCTACACCGGGCACATCTATCGGACGAGCTACACGGCCCCGCTTCCGCGCCTCCGGGTGTCCACGGAACGCATCGACGTGCAAGAAGGACAGACCGCCTCCTTCACCGTCCGAATGGAGGAGGCCCCCGCTGCTCCCGTCACCATTACTGTCTGGCCTCCGAGCAGCCCGGATCGAGAGCTCTCCGTGGTCCAGGGCTCGGACTTGACGTTCACCCCGGACAACCATGCCACGCCGCAGACCGCCACCTTCGCGGCGGGCGAGGACGCGGATGCCCTCCATGACTCCGTCTCCTTCTTCATCGGGGGCCCGGGCGTGGAGCCTCGGGAGGTGACGGTCCGGACGCTCGATGACGACGGGGTGGACCTCGTGCTGTCGAGTACGACCGTGAACATGAGGGAGGGAGGACAGTCCCTGGTGGTGGTGTCTCTGGCGAGCCCACCCCCGACGACGGTGGTGGCCCATGCCACCGTGGTCGGAGAGGGGCTGGAGATTGTCGAGGGAACCTTCCTGACGTTTTCGCCCACCAACCACAGCCAGGGGCAGTACCTGGTCATCGGTGGCGTGGGAGATACGAACGTGCGGGATGGCAGTGCGACGGTCCAACTCATCGGTGCGGGGCTGCGCCTGGGCTCGATCGCCGTCACCCTCGAGGACAGGGGAGAGGCAGCGCCTGTTTTCATCTCCGCGCCGGTGACAACCGCCGCCACGGGCGTTGAGTACCGATACGCGCTGGAGGCGCGCTCCCACTCGGGGGCGCGCTATGCCCTGGATGAGGGGCCCGAGGGGATGAGCCTCGACGAGGAGACCGGGGTCCTCTCTTGGACGCCATTGGAACAGGACACCCACGAGATCACGGTGCGCGCTTTCAATGGAGGCGGGCTCGATGCGCTCCAGGGGTTCACCCTCGCCGTGTTGGCCAGTCCCGAGGATGCGGGTACGCCGGATGGCGGGAGTCCCGATGGGGGTCCTCCCCAGGATGGAGGGACGGGGCAGCCCCAGCCGGATGCGGGGGTGGAGGTTCCACCAAGCGAGCCCGACACCCGGTGTGGTTGCTCGATGGGCTCGCCGGTGGGAGGGCTTCTGCTCGCGGGAGTGCTGCTGAGCCTGCTGACCCAGGCACGCTCTATACTCGGCGCATGA
- a CDS encoding GNAT family N-acetyltransferase yields MSSHIALRVARPDERLALEELQRRASLVWEDYREALLAHPEAIELPPAQLEAGQVTVAETDGRVLGFSVVLPREDGAAELDGLFVEPEGWGKGVGRGLVADAAARARAAGVRVLHVIANPRAEGFYARCGFERIGETPTRFGPALLMRMTL; encoded by the coding sequence ATGAGTTCGCACATCGCCCTGCGGGTTGCGCGCCCGGACGAGCGCCTTGCCCTGGAGGAACTGCAGCGCCGCGCCTCCCTGGTGTGGGAGGACTACCGCGAAGCCCTGCTCGCCCATCCTGAGGCCATCGAACTGCCGCCGGCCCAGCTCGAGGCCGGGCAGGTGACCGTGGCAGAGACGGACGGCCGCGTTCTGGGGTTCTCCGTGGTCCTGCCGCGCGAGGACGGCGCCGCCGAACTCGATGGTCTCTTCGTGGAGCCGGAGGGCTGGGGCAAAGGCGTGGGGCGCGGACTGGTCGCGGATGCCGCGGCACGAGCGCGCGCGGCCGGGGTGCGCGTCCTGCATGTCATCGCCAATCCGCGCGCCGAGGGCTTCTACGCACGGTGCGGCTTCGAGCGGATCGGCGAGACGCCAACGCGCTTCGGGCCGGCGCTCCTGATGCGGATGACGCTCTAA
- a CDS encoding SAM hydrolase/SAM-dependent halogenase family protein: protein MPLVSLLTDFGVTDTYVGQMKAAILRVAPGATLVDLTHAVPAQDVRAGAFLLWTAVEVFPPGSLHLAIVDPGVGSSRRAVAVRSRRGDVLVGPDNGLLLPALEQLGGLALAVELTEVAYWGALRSRTFHGRDLFAPVAGHLASGVPLEKVGSRLERLEAPFRLPTPTAEDGCPVGEVVHVDSYGNLVTNLPGAQLPARFRVRVGLTVVEGAPHAHYQSVAPGELLALVGSAGLLELSARDGSAASVLGVDRGERVYIEPV from the coding sequence ATGCCCCTCGTCAGCCTGCTCACCGACTTCGGCGTTACCGACACCTATGTGGGTCAGATGAAGGCGGCCATCCTCCGGGTGGCCCCTGGTGCGACGCTGGTGGACCTCACCCACGCCGTGCCCGCGCAGGATGTACGGGCGGGGGCCTTCCTGCTGTGGACGGCGGTGGAGGTCTTCCCTCCGGGCTCGCTCCACCTGGCCATTGTCGACCCGGGGGTGGGCTCCAGCCGGCGCGCGGTGGCGGTGCGCTCCCGGCGAGGGGATGTGCTGGTGGGGCCGGACAACGGGCTCTTGCTGCCGGCCCTCGAGCAGCTCGGAGGCCTGGCCCTCGCGGTCGAGCTGACGGAGGTGGCTTATTGGGGGGCGCTGCGCTCGCGGACCTTCCACGGCAGGGACTTGTTCGCGCCCGTGGCGGGACACCTCGCCTCGGGGGTGCCGCTGGAGAAAGTGGGCTCGCGACTGGAGCGCCTGGAGGCGCCGTTCCGTCTGCCAACGCCCACCGCCGAGGACGGTTGCCCGGTGGGCGAGGTGGTCCACGTGGACAGCTACGGCAACCTGGTCACCAACCTGCCGGGGGCGCAGCTTCCGGCGCGCTTCCGGGTGCGCGTGGGCCTGACAGTGGTGGAGGGCGCGCCTCACGCGCACTACCAGTCGGTGGCGCCGGGAGAGCTGCTGGCGCTGGTGGGCAGCGCGGGCCTGTTGGAGCTCTCCGCGCGGGATGGGAGCGCCGCCTCGGTCCTCGGCGTGGACCGGGGCGAGCGTGTGTACATCGAGCCCGTGTGA
- a CDS encoding glycosyltransferase family 4 protein has protein sequence MKGKRREFLRKVAREALRRLRPARSHGGPVVPPLVVDTSRRDGASTVFFLCPDYDVASGGIRTLYRHVDLLNAAGVSAAILHTREGFRCTWFPHDTRIAYAARVTLKASDVLVLPEVYGASMRSLPQGIRQVIFNQNTYLTFSRATLESWEERSPYQNNPDLRAVLVVSEDNAEYLRFAFPRLRVERVHQGLDPTVFHPPTQPAGRRIALMTRRYAHDTVQVVQMLRARGSLAGWELVIIENRTPQQTADLMRQSAIFLAPSHQEGFGLPPVEAMACGSLAVGFPGHGGREFLRPEWSMPAEQGNVTALAQALEQAIRLHTEDPAAFQALARKGTDFVRREYAPERERADVVGFFQSLLSQDAREARP, from the coding sequence GTGAAGGGGAAGCGACGGGAGTTCCTCCGCAAGGTCGCCCGCGAGGCGCTGCGCCGACTGCGCCCCGCAAGGAGTCACGGCGGGCCGGTGGTGCCGCCGCTCGTGGTGGACACCTCTCGCCGGGACGGCGCCTCCACGGTCTTCTTCCTGTGCCCGGACTATGACGTGGCGAGCGGAGGCATCCGCACGCTCTACCGCCATGTGGATCTGCTCAACGCGGCGGGGGTGTCCGCCGCCATCCTCCACACGCGCGAGGGCTTTCGCTGCACGTGGTTTCCCCATGACACCCGCATCGCCTACGCCGCGCGAGTCACGCTGAAGGCCTCGGACGTGCTGGTGCTGCCCGAGGTGTACGGCGCCAGCATGCGGAGCCTTCCCCAGGGCATCCGCCAGGTCATCTTCAACCAGAACACGTACCTCACCTTCTCTCGGGCGACGCTGGAGTCCTGGGAGGAGCGCTCGCCCTACCAGAACAATCCGGACCTGCGGGCCGTGCTCGTGGTGTCCGAGGACAACGCCGAGTACCTGCGCTTTGCCTTCCCGCGCCTGCGGGTGGAGCGAGTACACCAGGGGCTGGACCCCACGGTGTTCCACCCGCCCACGCAGCCCGCTGGGCGCCGCATCGCGCTGATGACCCGCCGCTATGCGCACGACACGGTGCAGGTGGTGCAGATGCTCCGGGCGCGCGGCAGCCTCGCGGGCTGGGAGCTGGTCATCATCGAGAACCGCACCCCTCAGCAGACGGCGGACCTGATGCGCCAGAGCGCCATCTTCCTGGCTCCTAGCCACCAGGAGGGCTTCGGGTTGCCCCCCGTGGAGGCCATGGCCTGCGGCAGCCTGGCGGTGGGCTTTCCGGGACATGGCGGCAGGGAGTTCCTGCGGCCCGAGTGGTCCATGCCCGCCGAGCAGGGCAATGTCACCGCCCTGGCTCAGGCGCTGGAGCAGGCCATCCGCCTGCACACCGAGGACCCGGCCGCCTTCCAGGCGCTGGCACGAAAAGGGACGGACTTCGTGCGGCGGGAGTACGCTCCGGAGCGCGAGCGCGCGGACGTGGTGGGCTTCTTCCAATCGCTCCTGTCCCAAGACGCACGCGAGGCACGCCCTTGA
- a CDS encoding PAS domain S-box protein: MPESRALLAMSSASASFPSGFPPAWTFSAKDLTDTSPIAVIEWDAQYRVHSWNRRATELFGWKAEEVRGRHPRDWGFIHEGDAGVVGETMRRLVEGEVVWNVSHNRNYRKDGSVAHCEWYNSTIRDPSGKIICILSQALDVTEREVALAQLEESERRFKATFEQAAVGISHVALDGRWLRVNKRLCEILGYSPEEMTGWSFQDVTHPEDLARDLDHVNRAIAGQISTYSLEKRYFRKSGAIVWVNLTVSLVRKPDGTPDYFISVIEDITRRHRLEAERDRLLEREHHARTEAEELVRRRSAELEATRGALLLAERLATAGQLAAGVGHEINNPLSYVLANVTYAVEELARLKVPTPGVDVADVQRALVQAQLGAERIRDVVRDLRIFSRSDPEASGPVDVTAALEFAIGMTSHQLRQRARLVRRYEPVEPVLGNESRLGQAFLNLLLNAAQAIPEGASAEHEVAVTVRPEGPAWVAVEIRDTGVGIAAEHLPRIFEPFFTTKRIGEGSGLGLSVCHGIVTGLGGQLQVESKPGQGSTFRVLLPAAPLPASLAVTSTRVAPERQCPPRRVLVIDDDPEVRESLSRIIGPAHVIEHSETGKAAQELLVGGADYDVIFCDVMMPDVTGMDLHDVVAARRPELLERMVFMSAGTFTPRTTEFFERVSARRIDKPFDPTRVRSFLA, encoded by the coding sequence GTGCCCGAGTCCCGTGCCCTCTTGGCCATGTCCTCCGCCTCAGCCTCCTTTCCTTCTGGCTTTCCGCCCGCGTGGACCTTCTCCGCGAAGGACCTGACGGACACCTCGCCCATCGCCGTCATCGAGTGGGATGCCCAGTACCGGGTCCACTCCTGGAACCGTCGGGCCACGGAGCTGTTCGGCTGGAAGGCGGAGGAGGTCCGGGGGCGACACCCGCGTGACTGGGGCTTCATCCACGAGGGAGACGCCGGGGTGGTCGGGGAGACGATGCGGCGGCTCGTCGAGGGCGAGGTCGTCTGGAACGTCAGCCACAACCGCAACTACCGCAAGGACGGCTCGGTCGCCCACTGCGAGTGGTACAACTCGACGATCCGGGATCCCTCCGGGAAGATCATCTGCATCCTCTCTCAGGCGCTGGATGTGACCGAGCGCGAGGTGGCGCTCGCCCAGCTGGAAGAGAGCGAGCGCCGCTTCAAGGCCACCTTCGAGCAGGCCGCGGTGGGCATCTCGCACGTGGCGCTGGATGGGCGGTGGCTGCGCGTCAACAAGCGGCTGTGCGAGATCCTCGGCTACTCGCCCGAGGAGATGACGGGGTGGAGCTTCCAGGACGTCACCCACCCGGAAGACCTGGCCCGGGACCTCGACCATGTGAACAGGGCCATCGCGGGGCAGATCTCCACCTACTCGCTGGAGAAGCGCTACTTCCGCAAGTCGGGAGCCATCGTCTGGGTCAACCTCACGGTGTCGCTGGTGCGCAAGCCAGACGGGACGCCCGACTACTTCATCAGCGTCATCGAGGACATCACCCGGCGTCACCGCCTGGAGGCGGAGCGGGACCGGCTGCTGGAGCGCGAGCACCACGCGCGCACGGAGGCGGAGGAGCTGGTGCGCCGGCGCTCCGCGGAGCTGGAGGCGACGCGCGGCGCGCTGCTGTTGGCCGAGCGCCTGGCCACGGCGGGGCAGCTCGCGGCGGGGGTAGGGCATGAGATCAACAACCCGCTGTCCTACGTGCTCGCCAACGTCACCTACGCGGTGGAGGAGCTGGCGCGGCTGAAGGTGCCGACGCCCGGGGTGGATGTGGCGGACGTGCAGCGGGCGCTGGTGCAGGCCCAGCTGGGCGCCGAGCGCATCCGGGACGTCGTGCGGGACCTGCGCATCTTCTCCCGGAGCGATCCGGAGGCGAGCGGGCCGGTGGACGTGACGGCGGCGCTGGAGTTCGCCATCGGGATGACGTCCCACCAGCTGCGCCAGCGGGCGCGGCTCGTGCGGCGCTACGAGCCGGTGGAGCCCGTGCTGGGCAACGAGTCGCGCCTGGGGCAGGCATTCCTCAACCTGCTGCTCAACGCCGCGCAGGCCATCCCCGAGGGCGCCAGCGCCGAGCACGAGGTGGCGGTCACCGTGCGCCCGGAGGGGCCCGCGTGGGTCGCGGTGGAGATCCGCGACACGGGCGTGGGGATCGCCGCCGAGCACCTGCCGCGCATCTTCGAGCCGTTCTTCACCACCAAGCGGATTGGCGAGGGCAGCGGGCTGGGGCTCTCGGTGTGCCACGGCATCGTCACCGGGCTGGGAGGCCAGCTCCAGGTCGAGAGCAAGCCGGGCCAGGGCAGCACCTTCCGCGTCCTGCTGCCGGCCGCGCCGCTGCCCGCGTCGCTCGCCGTCACCTCCACGCGGGTGGCGCCAGAGCGCCAGTGCCCGCCTCGGCGCGTGCTGGTGATCGACGACGACCCCGAGGTCCGCGAGTCACTCTCGCGCATCATCGGCCCGGCGCACGTCATCGAGCACTCGGAGACGGGCAAGGCCGCGCAGGAGCTGCTGGTGGGCGGGGCGGACTACGACGTCATCTTCTGTGACGTGATGATGCCGGACGTCACGGGCATGGACCTGCACGACGTGGTGGCGGCCCGGCGCCCGGAGCTGCTCGAGCGCATGGTCTTCATGTCCGCGGGGACGTTCACGCCCCGGACGACCGAGTTCTTCGAGCGGGTGTCGGCGCGGCGCATCGACAAGCCGTTCGACCCCACGCGCGTGCGCTCGTTCCTGGCGTGA
- a CDS encoding NAD(P)H-dependent glycerol-3-phosphate dehydrogenase, whose protein sequence is MRSSVIGSGSFGTALANTLAVNCEEVRLWGRDAALAESINTHHENPTYLPGIPLSSRVRATVELREALEGAELVVLATPSHATRDIVSRALVYLPRHVPLITVAKGIENETLLTMTELLEDCLPEEFHPYIAVLSGPSFAKELALRSPTVVTIASHWEKVAARCQKVLQTESFRSYTSNDVVGVQYGGALKNVIAIAAGMADGMGMGHNARAAIITRGLAEITRLAVRKGGNPLTLSGLSGMGDLVLTCTGELSRNRRVGMELGKGRQLPDILAEMKQVAEGVKTAKSAQDLSVKTGVELPICQQVYAIAYEGKSAKAAVVELMTRQPKSELSGA, encoded by the coding sequence ATGCGTAGCAGCGTCATCGGGTCCGGCTCCTTCGGTACGGCGCTGGCCAACACCCTGGCGGTGAACTGCGAGGAGGTGCGTCTGTGGGGGCGGGACGCCGCGCTCGCCGAGTCCATCAACACCCACCACGAGAACCCCACGTACCTGCCGGGCATCCCCCTGTCGTCGCGGGTGCGCGCCACGGTGGAGCTGCGCGAGGCGCTGGAGGGCGCGGAGCTGGTGGTGCTGGCCACGCCCAGCCACGCCACGCGAGACATCGTCTCCCGGGCGCTCGTGTACCTGCCGCGCCACGTGCCCCTCATCACCGTGGCCAAGGGCATCGAGAACGAGACGCTGCTGACGATGACGGAGCTGCTCGAGGACTGCCTTCCCGAGGAGTTCCATCCTTATATCGCGGTGCTCTCGGGCCCCAGCTTCGCCAAGGAGCTGGCGCTGCGCAGCCCCACGGTGGTGACGATCGCCTCGCACTGGGAGAAGGTGGCGGCGCGCTGCCAGAAGGTGCTGCAGACGGAGTCGTTCCGCTCGTACACCTCCAATGACGTGGTGGGGGTGCAGTACGGCGGGGCGCTGAAGAACGTCATCGCCATCGCCGCGGGCATGGCCGACGGCATGGGCATGGGGCACAACGCGCGCGCGGCCATCATCACCCGAGGGCTGGCGGAGATTACGCGCTTGGCGGTGCGCAAGGGCGGCAACCCGCTGACGCTCTCGGGGCTGTCGGGCATGGGAGACCTGGTGCTCACGTGTACCGGTGAGCTGAGCCGCAACCGGCGGGTGGGCATGGAGCTGGGCAAGGGCCGCCAGCTCCCGGACATCCTCGCGGAGATGAAGCAGGTGGCCGAGGGAGTGAAGACGGCCAAGAGCGCCCAGGACTTGTCGGTGAAGACGGGCGTGGAGCTGCCCATCTGTCAGCAGGTGTATGCCATCGCCTACGAGGGCAAGAGCGCCAAGGCGGCGGTGGTGGAGCTGATGACGCGCCAGCCCAAGTCCGAGCTGAGCGGCGCCTGA
- a CDS encoding FkbM family methyltransferase yields the protein MKRTIVRVVGHVARRVYPLQSRFELARRVHQRLVRHFSYSRKPLWVDYDGVTFEVMLGDNLQRHLFFSGSYEPELHEVLKGELRGGGVMVDVGANIGIHCLPVARMLQNGGEGRVYAFEPAPDTAERLRRMAERNGVSTRLEVVQVALGDKPRTASLRSATDHASLDVGMRSLYGSGGDAIPVEVTTFDAWAQGAGLTRWDVLKMDVEGAETEVLRGMQHTLKTLRPRLLAIEVVDEHLRRAGSSRDELVELLRSVGYRELAPSETLHGVTASVVAPNTFFRPA from the coding sequence TTGAAGAGAACCATCGTCCGAGTCGTGGGGCACGTGGCCCGCAGGGTGTACCCGCTCCAGTCCCGCTTCGAGCTGGCGCGCAGGGTCCACCAGCGGCTGGTGCGCCACTTCAGCTACAGCCGCAAGCCGCTGTGGGTGGACTACGACGGCGTCACCTTCGAGGTGATGCTGGGAGACAACCTGCAGCGCCACCTCTTCTTCTCGGGCTCCTATGAGCCGGAGCTGCACGAGGTGCTCAAGGGCGAGCTGCGCGGGGGCGGGGTGATGGTGGACGTGGGAGCCAACATCGGCATCCACTGCCTGCCGGTGGCGCGCATGCTCCAGAACGGAGGCGAGGGCCGCGTCTACGCCTTCGAGCCGGCTCCGGACACGGCGGAGCGGCTGCGCCGGATGGCGGAGCGCAACGGGGTGTCTACCCGCTTGGAGGTGGTGCAGGTGGCGCTGGGAGACAAGCCGCGCACCGCCTCACTGCGCAGCGCCACGGACCATGCCTCGCTGGACGTGGGCATGCGCTCGCTCTACGGCTCCGGAGGCGATGCCATCCCCGTGGAGGTGACGACCTTCGACGCGTGGGCGCAAGGCGCCGGGCTCACCCGGTGGGACGTGCTGAAGATGGACGTGGAGGGAGCGGAGACCGAGGTGCTGCGAGGCATGCAGCACACCCTGAAGACTCTCCGCCCCCGCCTGCTCGCCATCGAGGTGGTGGACGAGCACCTGCGTCGCGCCGGCTCCAGCCGCGACGAGCTGGTGGAGCTGCTCCGCTCCGTGGGTTACCGGGAGCTCGCTCCGTCGGAGACCCTCCACGGAGTAACCGCCTCCGTGGTGGCCCCCAACACGTTCTTCCGCCCGGCTTAG
- a CDS encoding aminotransferase class V-fold PLP-dependent enzyme — MTLPSQRSLFEIPDDVTWLNCAYMSPQLRSVRAAGEEALGLKAQPWRIRADDFFSGAEALRRLFATLVGADVEGVALVPSVSYGMAAVSSNLQVRPGQRVLVLAEEFPSNLYPWRELAQRSGGAVFTVARPEDGDWTRAVLEALDERTALVAVPHCHWTDGTWVDLVKVGARAREVGAALAVDATQSLGALPLNVEQVRPDYLVSAGYKWLMGPYSQGYLYVAPQHREGRPVELGWITRKGSEDFARLIDYRDEFQPGARRFDVGERSNFMLVPMATAALRQLQAWGVGSIQETLRELTRRIAQGAQALGLEVAPEAYRVGHLIGLRRRGGYAQDVPARLAARSVFVSVRGDNLRVSPHLYNTGADVDRLFDALAPLL; from the coding sequence ATGACACTCCCCTCCCAGCGCTCCCTCTTCGAAATTCCGGATGACGTCACCTGGCTCAACTGCGCGTACATGTCTCCCCAGCTCCGAAGCGTCCGAGCCGCGGGAGAGGAGGCCCTGGGGCTCAAGGCCCAGCCCTGGCGCATCCGAGCAGACGACTTCTTCTCCGGCGCCGAGGCGCTTCGGAGGCTCTTCGCCACCCTGGTGGGCGCCGATGTGGAGGGCGTCGCGCTGGTGCCCTCGGTGAGCTACGGCATGGCGGCGGTCTCCTCCAACCTGCAGGTGCGCCCGGGGCAGCGCGTGCTGGTGCTCGCCGAGGAGTTCCCTTCCAACCTCTATCCCTGGCGCGAGCTGGCGCAGCGCTCCGGTGGCGCGGTGTTCACCGTCGCCCGGCCCGAGGATGGCGATTGGACGCGAGCGGTGCTCGAGGCCCTGGATGAGCGCACCGCGCTCGTCGCCGTGCCGCACTGTCACTGGACGGATGGGACGTGGGTGGACCTGGTGAAGGTGGGCGCACGGGCCCGAGAGGTGGGCGCGGCGCTCGCGGTGGACGCCACGCAGTCGCTGGGTGCGCTGCCGCTGAACGTGGAGCAGGTGCGCCCCGACTATCTGGTGAGTGCCGGCTACAAGTGGCTCATGGGGCCGTACAGCCAGGGCTACCTCTATGTCGCGCCTCAGCACCGCGAGGGCCGGCCCGTGGAGCTGGGCTGGATCACCCGCAAGGGCAGCGAGGACTTCGCCCGCCTGATCGACTACCGCGACGAGTTCCAACCCGGAGCCCGGCGCTTCGATGTGGGCGAGCGCAGCAACTTCATGCTGGTTCCGATGGCGACAGCGGCCCTGCGGCAGCTCCAGGCCTGGGGTGTCGGCTCCATCCAGGAGACGCTGCGTGAGCTGACGCGCCGAATAGCCCAGGGAGCGCAGGCGCTCGGGCTGGAGGTGGCACCCGAGGCCTACCGGGTGGGGCACCTCATCGGCCTGAGGCGCCGGGGAGGCTATGCGCAGGATGTTCCCGCGCGCCTGGCCGCGAGGAGCGTCTTCGTCAGCGTGCGCGGAGACAACCTGCGCGTCTCGCCCCACCTGTACAACACCGGTGCGGACGTGGACCGACTCTTCGACGCACTGGCGCCCCTGCTTTGA